Proteins encoded in a region of the Pseudomonas shahriarae genome:
- a CDS encoding RNA polymerase sigma factor, which translates to MDNLDRLFRLYHRELQQIAYRRLGDREMAADLAQDAFVRYVGLDRQQRTHTIINPRFFLIRVLRNLIIDLGRSRTRRGPMDSLEDVQHELLDPCPGPAALVEMRQQLQLLHQALSELSENSRQALLLNRLDGLGHAAIAQQLGVSPSMVSKYIMSAVLHCARRLGMTE; encoded by the coding sequence TTGGATAATCTGGACCGGTTGTTTCGCCTCTATCATCGCGAACTGCAGCAGATTGCCTACCGTCGCCTGGGCGACAGGGAGATGGCTGCCGACCTCGCTCAGGACGCATTCGTGCGTTACGTTGGCCTGGATCGACAGCAGCGCACCCATACGATTATCAACCCACGGTTTTTCCTGATTCGCGTGCTGCGCAACCTGATCATTGACCTTGGGCGCAGCCGTACGCGGCGCGGGCCGATGGACTCGCTGGAGGATGTGCAGCACGAACTGCTGGATCCGTGCCCGGGGCCGGCGGCACTGGTGGAAATGCGCCAGCAGTTGCAATTGTTGCATCAGGCGTTGAGTGAATTGTCCGAGAACAGCCGCCAGGCCTTGTTACTCAATCGCCTCGATGGATTGGGCCATGCCGCCATCGCCCAGCAGCTTGGGGTTTCCCCCAGCATGGTCAGCAAATACATCATGAGTGCCGTGCTGCACTGTGCCCGTCGCCTCGGGATGACCGAGTGA
- a CDS encoding FecR family protein, producing MTRDPAPSKPSPLLTEQALQWLVDLHSGSAEAPSWDAYLQWCETSAEHQRAAQAAERLWESLGSALERPPASSRRLLQLGLVVALSLAGGLSWQAEQQGWMADQVTGLGEHRRVTLADGSHLELAPRTRVDIAMHGNRRVLHLYTGELFVQVAPDAQRPFEVRAGRGSLRALGTGFDVRREGEQVRMVVTEHMVRVTLDDDPQTTDVEAGQAVQYGPEGLSRTQPVDVGTATAWRRDKLVFNRQPLGDVLEQLGRYHRGVIWVRDSGLRDLPVTGIIATDDTDAQLKLLQRTLPLRVRLLPWLTVIERDDSPRQ from the coding sequence GTGACACGCGACCCTGCCCCGAGTAAACCTTCGCCGCTGCTGACCGAGCAAGCGTTGCAGTGGCTGGTCGACCTGCATTCGGGCAGTGCCGAGGCACCGTCTTGGGACGCCTACCTGCAGTGGTGCGAAACCTCCGCGGAGCACCAACGCGCCGCCCAGGCGGCGGAGCGGTTGTGGGAGAGCCTGGGCAGCGCACTGGAGCGTCCGCCCGCGTCGTCACGCCGCTTGCTGCAACTGGGACTTGTCGTCGCGTTGAGCCTGGCAGGCGGTTTGTCCTGGCAGGCGGAGCAACAAGGCTGGATGGCGGACCAGGTGACCGGCCTGGGTGAGCACCGCCGTGTGACACTGGCCGACGGCTCACACCTGGAACTGGCGCCACGCACGCGTGTGGATATCGCAATGCACGGTAATCGTCGTGTGCTGCATCTCTATACCGGGGAGCTCTTTGTCCAGGTCGCCCCCGATGCCCAGCGCCCATTCGAAGTACGCGCCGGCCGTGGCAGCCTGCGAGCGCTGGGCACCGGCTTCGACGTGCGGCGCGAAGGCGAGCAGGTGCGGATGGTCGTCACCGAACACATGGTGCGCGTGACATTGGACGACGATCCACAGACCACCGATGTCGAGGCCGGTCAGGCCGTGCAATACGGCCCGGAAGGTCTCTCGCGCACCCAGCCAGTCGACGTCGGCACCGCCACGGCCTGGCGCCGCGACAAACTGGTGTTCAACCGCCAGCCCCTGGGTGATGTGCTGGAGCAACTTGGCCGCTACCATCGCGGCGTAATCTGGGTCCGTGACAGCGGCCTGCGCGACCTGCCCGTGACCGGCATCATCGCCACCGACGACACCGACGCCCAATTGAAACTGCTGCAACGCACCTTGCCGCTGCGAGTGCGCTTGCTGCCGTGGCTGACCGTGATCGAGCGCGACGACTCGCCGCGACAGTAA
- a CDS encoding non-ribosomal peptide synthetase, with protein sequence MLKQGGAKTAELVARIKDLSAPKRAQLFRKLEQQGVNVARFPIVPASETGPQQLSYAQQRQWFLWQFDPTGSAYNICTALHLKGELDVEALQRSLSQVLARHEGLRAGFVQQGEQVRCIMRPIEAVELAVQAAPAGDPESVIKAFVQVQSSQPFDLEHDLLLRAAVLRLADDEHVLVLTLHHIITDGWSMQIMIDELLALYIAQVTGTPCALPAPIIQYADYAAWQRQWLEAGEGRRQLDYWRGKLGSEHVLLELPVDRPRLGPPDQRGATLPLALDRALSDGLKGLAQQQGVSPFMLLLASFQVLLHRYSGQSDIRVGVPTANRNRAETERVIGFFVNTQVMQATLDSQQPFADFVQTVKAAAHEAQTWQDLPFEQLVEALQPERNSLHTPLFQVMFNHQMETGRFADGQPLGGLLCTPVDSENLSAPFDLTLNTFDGPDGLSAVLTYATDIFDASTVERMARHWQRLLQGMVDDPRQRIGQLPMLNAAEQHLALQTWNASTADYPRDSAIHHLIEAQAARTPDAVALVFDTQSLTFARLNQQANRLAHRLIAAGVGPDVLVGIAVQRSVDLVVGLLAILKAGGAYVPLDPAYPEDRLAYMMQDSGLALLLTQAPLLARLPIPAGVSALVLDQPDAWLDGYSCENPLPRTTAEHLAYVIYTSGSTGKPKGVMVRHGALTNFVCSMARQPGLDANDRLLSLTTFSFDIFGLEIYGPLLAGATLVLTGQDINLDPQALLALVKQQRISVLQATPSTWRMLLDHPQADELKGCKLLCGGEALPLELATRLLALSPQVWNLYGPTETTIWSAQYPLTPTQPQPWLGGPIANTSLYILDDNLAPVPVGVAGELLIGGDGLARGYFQRPALTAERFLPDPFGAPGTRLYRTGDLARYRADGVIEYIGRVDHQVKIRGLRIELGEIEARLLEQPQVREAAVVVRDVAGHPQLVAYVVAVQAVSDEQALREACKRQLKGDLPEYMVPSHWVFLDSLPLTPNGKLDRKALPAPDASALQQHYIAPRNVLEQQIAEVWQQVLGLAQVGVSDNFFELGGHSLLATQVIARLKQTLASDPGLRDLFNAPVLEDFAAVLAGRSAAQPAQIALRAHGPRSTAPLSLAQRRLWVAEQFSAGNGAYGMPLALRLRGEVSVPLLIESLKCVVQRHEVLRTAYVADDDGDPLAVISPEVALDFALVDLSHLDRIEQEAQVAQATLDNTRHPINLAQAPLLRGQILRLGAHEHVLLYSMHHIISDGWSMAVLVGELVQHYAALKHGRGIDLPPLPVQYSDYAQWQLTLEQAGVLQQQARYWKDALAGHPGQLLLPTDFPRPPVPSFEGSSESFSVPPALGEALKGLSGRHGVTPYTTLLAAFQVLLHRLGTSDDLLVGADVAGRQHAELEGLIGFFVNILPLRSRFDAKARFSDFLAAARETSLTAFEHQDLPLDMIAEASNVPRHRGFNPLVQVLFVMNNLPVHSAGLADIAVEVVPSLGGYSKFDMALFIDEEAGQWQGTWQYANDLFKQERITELVSAWMGILQQIVMDPDIRLGDIIMPSNTAVAPAAPVSPKADKLGKFLKKPSSPVARAPLPAMRESLLNADQVFPLLMEPNDPGLDLVTWVQANRALVEEKLARHAGILFRGFAMRDIHDFEAFAEAVQPGLYGQYGDLPKKEGGKNTYRSTPYPEKKMILFHNESSHQDRWPRKQLFFCEQPSPVGGATPVVDCRQMYLRLPQALRDTFESKGLLYVRTFADKLDVSWQHFFKTEDRAQVEQRCALAGIQWTWLDNDELQIRTPCPAIITHPTTGEKTFFNQVQLHHIYCLDPDVRDDLLGLFGPERMPRHVYYGDGSPIEDAVMQLLGELYEACAVRFDWRKGDVILLDNMLAAHARDPFEGPRKIVVAMGEMIERRDLETITPSTRMQTEGTEA encoded by the coding sequence ATGCTTAAGCAAGGCGGGGCCAAAACCGCAGAACTGGTGGCGCGCATCAAGGACTTGAGCGCACCCAAGCGTGCGCAACTGTTCCGCAAGCTGGAGCAGCAGGGCGTCAACGTCGCGCGTTTCCCGATTGTGCCGGCTAGCGAAACCGGGCCCCAGCAACTGTCGTATGCCCAGCAGCGGCAATGGTTTCTCTGGCAGTTCGACCCAACGGGCAGTGCCTACAACATCTGTACGGCGCTGCATTTGAAGGGGGAGCTGGATGTCGAGGCGCTGCAACGCAGCCTGTCGCAGGTGCTGGCGCGCCATGAAGGGCTGCGCGCCGGATTTGTGCAGCAAGGCGAGCAGGTGCGATGCATCATGCGGCCCATCGAAGCCGTGGAGCTGGCGGTGCAGGCTGCCCCGGCAGGCGATCCCGAGTCCGTAATCAAGGCGTTTGTCCAGGTGCAGAGCAGCCAGCCGTTCGATCTGGAACACGATCTGCTGCTGCGCGCCGCAGTGTTGCGTCTGGCGGACGATGAGCACGTGTTGGTACTGACGTTGCACCACATCATCACCGATGGCTGGTCGATGCAGATCATGATCGATGAGCTGCTGGCGCTGTACATTGCCCAGGTCACGGGCACGCCTTGCGCGTTGCCGGCACCGATCATTCAATACGCTGACTATGCCGCCTGGCAACGGCAATGGCTGGAGGCCGGGGAAGGGCGCCGGCAACTGGATTACTGGCGCGGTAAATTGGGCAGCGAGCACGTCTTGCTTGAACTACCGGTGGATCGCCCACGCCTGGGGCCACCGGACCAGCGTGGGGCGACGCTGCCGCTGGCGTTGGATCGTGCCTTGAGCGACGGCCTCAAGGGCCTGGCGCAGCAGCAAGGGGTGAGCCCGTTCATGTTGTTGCTGGCGTCGTTCCAGGTGCTGTTGCACCGCTACAGCGGCCAGTCTGACATTCGCGTCGGCGTACCCACCGCCAACCGCAACCGGGCCGAGACCGAGCGGGTCATCGGCTTTTTCGTCAATACCCAGGTGATGCAGGCCACGCTCGACAGCCAGCAGCCCTTTGCGGACTTTGTGCAGACGGTCAAGGCGGCGGCCCACGAGGCCCAGACCTGGCAAGACCTGCCGTTCGAGCAGTTGGTGGAGGCGCTGCAGCCCGAGCGCAACAGCCTGCACACACCGCTGTTCCAGGTGATGTTCAACCATCAGATGGAAACTGGCCGGTTTGCCGATGGCCAACCCCTGGGCGGATTGCTGTGCACGCCAGTCGACTCGGAAAACCTCAGTGCGCCGTTTGACCTGACCCTCAACACCTTCGACGGCCCTGATGGCCTGTCGGCGGTCCTCACCTATGCCACCGATATCTTTGACGCCTCGACCGTCGAACGCATGGCGCGGCATTGGCAGAGATTGTTGCAGGGCATGGTCGATGATCCACGGCAGCGCATCGGTCAACTGCCGATGCTCAACGCCGCTGAACAGCACCTGGCGTTGCAAACCTGGAACGCCAGCACTGCCGACTACCCTCGCGACAGCGCCATCCACCACCTGATCGAAGCCCAGGCCGCCCGCACCCCGGATGCCGTAGCATTGGTCTTCGACACCCAGTCATTGACCTTTGCCCGACTCAACCAGCAGGCCAACCGCCTGGCCCATCGCCTGATCGCGGCCGGTGTCGGCCCTGATGTACTGGTGGGAATTGCGGTGCAACGCAGCGTTGACCTGGTGGTCGGGCTGCTGGCGATTCTCAAGGCCGGTGGCGCCTATGTGCCGCTGGACCCGGCGTACCCCGAGGATCGCCTAGCCTACATGATGCAAGACAGCGGCCTGGCCCTGCTGCTGACCCAGGCACCGTTGCTGGCGCGCTTGCCGATCCCGGCCGGGGTCAGTGCCCTGGTCCTGGACCAACCGGATGCGTGGCTCGATGGCTACAGCTGCGAAAACCCGCTGCCGCGCACCACGGCCGAACACCTGGCCTACGTGATCTACACCTCCGGCTCCACCGGCAAGCCCAAAGGCGTGATGGTGCGCCATGGCGCCCTGACCAACTTTGTGTGCAGCATGGCCCGCCAGCCGGGCCTGGATGCCAATGACCGGCTGCTGTCGCTGACCACCTTTTCGTTCGATATTTTCGGCCTGGAAATCTATGGGCCACTGTTGGCTGGCGCAACCCTGGTGCTGACCGGGCAGGACATCAACCTCGACCCGCAAGCCTTGCTTGCCCTGGTCAAACAGCAGCGCATCAGCGTGTTGCAGGCCACGCCCTCGACCTGGCGCATGCTGCTCGATCACCCGCAGGCCGATGAGCTCAAGGGTTGCAAACTGCTGTGCGGCGGTGAGGCGCTGCCCCTGGAACTGGCGACCCGCCTTTTGGCGCTTTCGCCCCAGGTGTGGAACCTCTACGGGCCGACCGAGACCACCATCTGGTCGGCGCAGTACCCGCTCACGCCAACCCAGCCTCAGCCGTGGCTGGGCGGGCCGATTGCCAATACCAGCCTGTATATCCTCGACGATAACCTGGCGCCGGTGCCGGTCGGGGTGGCGGGTGAATTGTTGATTGGCGGCGATGGCCTGGCGCGGGGTTATTTCCAGCGCCCGGCACTCACCGCCGAACGCTTCCTGCCTGACCCATTTGGTGCGCCCGGTACGCGCCTGTACCGCACCGGCGACCTGGCGCGCTACCGCGCGGACGGGGTGATCGAGTACATCGGTCGCGTGGATCACCAGGTAAAAATCCGTGGATTGCGGATCGAACTGGGGGAAATCGAGGCGCGGCTGTTGGAGCAACCGCAAGTGCGCGAAGCCGCCGTGGTGGTGCGGGACGTCGCTGGCCATCCGCAGTTGGTGGCGTACGTGGTTGCCGTGCAAGCGGTCAGCGATGAACAGGCGCTGCGTGAGGCGTGCAAGCGTCAGCTCAAGGGCGACCTGCCGGAGTACATGGTGCCCAGCCATTGGGTCTTCCTCGACAGCCTGCCGCTGACTCCCAACGGCAAGCTCGATCGCAAGGCGTTGCCGGCGCCGGATGCCAGTGCCTTGCAGCAGCACTACATCGCGCCGCGCAATGTCTTGGAGCAGCAGATTGCCGAGGTCTGGCAACAGGTGCTGGGTCTGGCGCAGGTGGGGGTGAGCGACAACTTCTTCGAACTGGGCGGGCACTCGCTGCTGGCCACCCAGGTGATTGCGCGGCTCAAGCAAACCCTGGCCAGCGACCCTGGCTTGCGGGACCTGTTCAATGCTCCGGTGTTGGAAGACTTTGCCGCCGTGTTGGCGGGCCGTTCGGCCGCGCAACCGGCGCAGATCGCCTTGCGGGCCCATGGCCCGCGCAGCACTGCGCCCTTGTCCCTGGCCCAGCGCCGCTTGTGGGTGGCCGAACAGTTCTCGGCCGGCAACGGCGCGTACGGTATGCCGCTGGCGTTGCGCTTGCGTGGCGAAGTCTCGGTGCCGTTGCTGATCGAAAGCCTCAAGTGCGTGGTGCAGCGTCATGAAGTGCTGCGCACCGCCTATGTCGCAGACGATGACGGCGATCCATTGGCAGTGATTTCGCCTGAGGTGGCACTGGACTTCGCCCTGGTCGACCTGTCGCACCTGGACCGTATCGAACAGGAAGCCCAGGTCGCCCAGGCCACGCTGGACAACACCCGACACCCGATCAACCTGGCACAAGCGCCGCTGTTGCGTGGGCAGATCCTGCGCCTGGGTGCCCATGAGCATGTGCTGCTGTATTCGATGCACCACATCATTTCCGATGGTTGGTCGATGGCGGTGCTGGTGGGTGAACTGGTGCAACACTACGCCGCGCTCAAGCACGGCCGTGGCATCGACTTGCCGCCGCTGCCGGTGCAATACAGCGACTATGCCCAATGGCAACTGACGCTGGAGCAGGCCGGGGTCTTGCAGCAACAGGCCCGCTACTGGAAGGACGCCCTGGCCGGTCATCCCGGCCAACTCCTGTTACCCACTGATTTTCCACGGCCGCCAGTACCGTCTTTTGAAGGCTCCAGCGAGTCGTTCAGCGTGCCGCCGGCATTGGGCGAGGCACTCAAAGGCTTGTCCGGCCGCCACGGCGTCACGCCTTACACCACCTTGCTGGCGGCATTCCAGGTGTTGCTGCATCGCCTGGGCACCAGCGACGACTTGCTGGTGGGCGCTGATGTCGCGGGGCGCCAGCATGCCGAGCTGGAAGGCTTGATTGGTTTCTTCGTGAATATCCTGCCCCTGCGTTCGCGCTTCGACGCAAAGGCCCGGTTCAGTGATTTCCTCGCTGCTGCGCGGGAAACCTCCCTCACGGCATTCGAGCATCAGGACCTGCCCCTGGACATGATCGCCGAAGCCAGCAACGTGCCCCGGCACCGGGGCTTCAACCCCTTGGTGCAAGTGCTGTTTGTGATGAACAACCTGCCGGTGCACAGCGCTGGCCTGGCGGACATTGCCGTGGAGGTGGTGCCCAGCCTGGGCGGCTATTCCAAGTTCGACATGGCGTTGTTCATCGACGAAGAAGCCGGGCAGTGGCAAGGCACCTGGCAGTACGCCAATGACTTATTCAAACAAGAGCGCATTACCGAGCTTGTGAGCGCCTGGATGGGAATTCTTCAACAGATTGTCATGGATCCAGACATCCGATTAGGGGACATCATCATGCCGTCGAATACCGCTGTTGCTCCTGCCGCACCTGTTAGCCCGAAGGCCGACAAACTGGGCAAGTTCCTCAAGAAACCGTCGAGCCCGGTGGCCAGGGCCCCGCTGCCGGCGATGCGTGAATCGCTGTTGAACGCCGACCAGGTGTTCCCGTTGCTGATGGAGCCCAATGATCCGGGGCTCGACCTGGTGACGTGGGTCCAGGCCAATCGCGCCTTGGTCGAGGAGAAGTTGGCGCGGCATGCGGGGATCCTGTTCCGAGGCTTTGCCATGCGTGATATCCACGACTTCGAGGCCTTTGCCGAAGCGGTCCAGCCGGGCCTGTACGGCCAGTACGGCGACTTGCCGAAGAAAGAGGGCGGCAAGAACACCTACCGCTCTACGCCGTACCCGGAAAAGAAAATGATCCTGTTCCACAACGAGAGCTCGCATCAGGATCGCTGGCCGCGCAAGCAACTGTTCTTCTGCGAGCAACCGTCGCCCGTGGGCGGTGCCACGCCGGTGGTCGATTGCCGGCAGATGTACCTGCGTTTGCCGCAAGCGTTGCGCGATACATTCGAAAGCAAGGGCCTGCTGTATGTGCGCACCTTCGCCGATAAGCTCGACGTGTCCTGGCAGCATTTTTTCAAGACCGAAGACCGCGCCCAGGTCGAGCAGCGCTGCGCGCTGGCTGGCATTCAATGGACCTGGCTGGACAACGACGAACTGCAAATCCGCACCCCATGCCCGGCGATCATCACCCACCCGACCACGGGCGAGAAAACCTTCTTCAACCAGGTGCAACTGCACCACATCTACTGCCTGGACCCTGACGTGCGCGACGACCTGCTGGGCCTGTTCGGTCCCGAGCGGATGCCGCGCCACGTGTACTACGGTGATGGCAGCCCGATTGAAGACGCGGTGATGCAACTCCTGGGCGAACTCTACGAGGCCTGTGCGGTGCGTTTTGACTGGCGCAAGGGCGATGTGATCCTGCTGGACAACATGCTTGCCGCCCACGCCCGCGACCCCTTTGAAGGCCCACGCAAAATCGTCGTGGCCATGGGTGAAATGATCGAGCGGCGCGACCTGGAAACGATAACGCCCTCTACACGTATGCAAACTGAAGGGACTGAGGCATGA
- a CDS encoding non-ribosomal peptide synthetase — MSTLNDAGLALLPEQQQRVLDAQDGASWGDIAHLLHIQIKGALDVSRLQAALNGLSQRHTALLARLATAPGYRGLRQFFEAGAANVALAVDESSDTTQVLVQWCQRPVSLASGVFFEGLLQRIDAQHWQLTLGLAGFVGDQASLGILYQDLCTAYEQGSCAVDEELGQFAQYLEWHAEVVLDEDADTAKAYWQACLPSTGVLAPELPVRYADTAPGKAGGQTLTAALDPRVLERLSQLAAQHNTPVTTLLQAAWWVLLARVSGREGFVAGLRHDARQDYEFFAPTVGLLERTLPLNLNLAPTASFTRVLAELTGVLETHGTWQEYAPLDAGLPLTHGFGVRQQPAARTVGTCTWSGAYSADLRPLFELALNVDMEEGGAVSGLSLDYAAAVYSQAAMQTLLAQYQVLLGSLLEQPDAAIATLSLLGEAERQRLLAFNPAPQVLEERVLLPEHILNWAEITPDALALVAGQQSLTYAELDAGVRQLSSRLRQKGVAPGSIVALALPRGVAQVLTILATWRTGAAYLPLDPNWPVARQAQLVEQAGAQLLVTQGMALDGVGCAVLDLDQKVQQPLAQGPSATLQGQDAAYVLFTSGTTGVPKGVVVEHRQLLNYVAGVSSELELAACRHFAQGSTVAADLGNTSLFGALYNGATLHIVDEATMQDPEAFAAFIDTQGIDCLKIVPSHLAALLEAPQPKVPATLILGGEAIGQGTVARIFNLRADCRLFNHYGPTETTVGVAVHTISPDDLQHLAIPLTRVLPNNQLFVLNEGLQLVACGELGELYIGGQQLCRGYLNDPAQTDAAFINSPFNPGERLYRSGDLARYLPQGGIALYGRRDHQVKVRGFRIELAEIEQQLLRVPGVSEAVVLLAHDEPVAFVLPSQDAPADWLQNLKQQMAERLPAVMVPHQYQVVQHMPRLGNGKVDRQALQNLELVEEDDTFIEPLDALETLLASRMAQLLGRERLSRDRDFFAAGGHSLLVIKLVAGIRKLLHCEVHPGIVFDHPSPGALAQALRAQEDSPGQLEKLAQARLRLDAMSPEEKAALLEKARQQAAVQS; from the coding sequence ATGAGTACGCTTAACGATGCAGGCCTGGCGCTGCTCCCGGAACAACAACAGCGGGTGCTGGACGCACAGGACGGTGCGAGCTGGGGTGATATCGCGCACCTGTTGCATATCCAGATCAAGGGCGCGCTCGACGTTTCACGCCTGCAAGCGGCTTTAAACGGTTTGAGCCAGCGTCACACCGCGCTGCTCGCCCGATTGGCGACGGCGCCCGGTTATCGTGGCTTGCGGCAGTTCTTTGAGGCCGGTGCGGCGAATGTGGCATTGGCGGTGGATGAGTCCAGCGACACCACGCAGGTCTTGGTGCAGTGGTGCCAACGCCCGGTGAGCCTGGCGTCCGGGGTGTTTTTCGAGGGTCTGTTGCAGCGTATCGACGCGCAACACTGGCAATTGACCCTGGGCTTGGCGGGTTTTGTGGGGGATCAGGCGAGCCTGGGGATTCTTTATCAAGACCTGTGTACGGCGTATGAGCAGGGCAGTTGCGCCGTGGATGAGGAGCTGGGGCAGTTTGCCCAGTACCTGGAGTGGCATGCCGAAGTAGTGCTCGACGAAGATGCCGATACTGCCAAGGCCTATTGGCAAGCCTGCCTGCCGAGCACTGGGGTGCTGGCACCGGAGTTGCCGGTGCGCTACGCGGACACTGCGCCGGGCAAGGCCGGTGGGCAGACACTGACTGCCGCCCTCGACCCACGTGTGCTGGAGCGCCTGAGCCAACTGGCAGCCCAGCACAACACGCCGGTGACCACGCTATTGCAAGCAGCCTGGTGGGTGCTGCTGGCGCGCGTCAGTGGGCGCGAAGGTTTTGTCGCGGGCCTGCGGCATGACGCGCGCCAGGACTATGAGTTCTTCGCACCCACCGTGGGCCTGCTGGAAAGAACCCTGCCGTTGAACCTGAACCTGGCGCCGACAGCATCGTTCACGCGTGTGTTGGCTGAGCTGACCGGTGTGCTGGAGACCCATGGCACCTGGCAAGAATATGCGCCGCTCGACGCCGGCCTGCCGCTGACCCATGGCTTTGGTGTGCGCCAGCAACCGGCAGCGCGCACAGTGGGGACATGCACCTGGAGCGGCGCCTACAGTGCTGATCTTCGGCCGCTGTTTGAACTGGCGCTGAATGTCGATATGGAGGAGGGCGGCGCTGTCTCCGGCCTGTCGCTGGACTATGCCGCTGCCGTTTATAGCCAGGCCGCGATGCAGACGCTGCTGGCGCAGTATCAAGTGCTATTGGGCAGTCTGCTGGAGCAGCCGGACGCGGCCATCGCAACCCTGAGCCTGTTGGGTGAGGCGGAACGCCAACGCCTGCTGGCGTTCAATCCCGCGCCGCAAGTGCTGGAAGAGCGGGTGCTGTTGCCTGAGCATATTCTCAATTGGGCCGAAATCACCCCGGACGCGTTGGCATTGGTCGCGGGGCAGCAGTCGCTGACCTACGCCGAGTTGGATGCCGGCGTGCGTCAATTATCCAGCCGTCTGCGTCAAAAGGGTGTAGCCCCGGGCAGCATTGTCGCCCTGGCCTTGCCGCGTGGCGTGGCCCAGGTGCTGACTATTCTTGCGACCTGGCGCACAGGCGCTGCCTATCTGCCGCTGGACCCGAACTGGCCAGTGGCGCGCCAGGCCCAACTGGTGGAACAGGCCGGCGCGCAACTACTGGTCACCCAGGGTATGGCTTTGGATGGAGTCGGTTGCGCAGTACTGGACCTCGATCAAAAGGTGCAGCAACCGCTGGCGCAAGGACCTAGTGCAACCCTGCAAGGCCAGGACGCCGCTTATGTACTGTTTACCTCCGGCACCACCGGGGTGCCCAAGGGCGTGGTGGTCGAGCATCGGCAATTGCTCAATTACGTCGCGGGCGTCAGCAGTGAGCTGGAGCTGGCTGCTTGCCGGCACTTCGCCCAAGGCTCCACTGTCGCGGCGGACCTGGGTAACACCAGCCTGTTTGGTGCGCTGTACAACGGCGCCACCTTGCATATCGTTGACGAGGCGACGATGCAGGATCCCGAAGCCTTCGCAGCCTTCATCGACACCCAGGGCATTGATTGCCTGAAAATCGTGCCGTCCCATCTTGCCGCCTTGCTCGAAGCACCGCAGCCGAAGGTGCCGGCCACCCTGATCCTCGGCGGCGAAGCCATCGGCCAGGGGACGGTTGCGCGCATCTTCAACCTGCGCGCCGATTGCCGTCTGTTCAATCACTACGGGCCCACCGAAACCACCGTTGGCGTCGCCGTGCATACAATCAGCCCGGACGACTTGCAACACCTGGCCATTCCCCTGACTCGGGTATTGCCCAACAACCAGTTGTTCGTCCTCAACGAGGGCCTGCAACTGGTGGCCTGCGGCGAACTGGGTGAGCTGTATATCGGCGGCCAGCAATTGTGCCGTGGCTACCTGAATGACCCGGCGCAGACCGATGCAGCGTTTATCAACAGTCCGTTTAACCCTGGCGAACGGTTGTACCGCAGCGGCGACCTGGCCCGCTACCTGCCACAAGGCGGTATCGCGCTGTATGGCCGGCGTGACCATCAGGTTAAGGTGCGCGGGTTCCGTATCGAACTGGCAGAAATCGAACAACAACTGCTGCGCGTGCCAGGCGTGAGCGAAGCCGTGGTGCTGCTGGCGCACGATGAGCCGGTCGCCTTTGTACTGCCGAGCCAGGACGCGCCTGCGGATTGGCTGCAAAACCTCAAGCAGCAAATGGCTGAGCGCTTGCCGGCGGTGATGGTGCCGCACCAGTACCAGGTGGTGCAGCACATGCCGCGCCTGGGCAACGGCAAAGTCGACCGCCAGGCCTTGCAGAATCTGGAGTTGGTCGAAGAAGACGACACCTTCATCGAGCCCCTGGACGCCCTTGAAACCTTGCTGGCCAGTCGCATGGCCCAGTTGCTGGGGCGCGAACGCTTGAGCCGCGACCGCGACTTCTTCGCCGCCGGTGGCCATTCGCTGCTGGTGATCAAGCTGGTCGCCGGGATTCGCAAACTGCTGCACTGCGAAGTCCACCCCGGCATCGTGTTCGATCACCCAAGTCCCGGCGCACTGGCCCAGGCCTTGCGTGCCCAGGAAGATAGCCCTGGCCAGTTGGAGAAACTGGCCCAGGCACGTTTGCGGCTGGACGCAATGAGTCCAGAGGAGAAGGCCGCGCTGCTGGAGAAGGCGCGCCAACAGGCGGCGGTGCAGAGCTAA